The following are encoded in a window of Clostridium thermarum genomic DNA:
- the nudC gene encoding NAD(+) diphosphatase, translating to MEHGEYLYFIPAVEFPEEESTEALWFVFNGNKLAVETRNDKAEIPSNAKVNEYRDKLKSVFYLGELRGIQCYTAEMDNATAVGEDFKFIDLKTIMPSLEPEIFFVSARAIQIINWDKEHKYCGCCGALMKLKRGERAKVCPECGLINYPRISPAIIVAVTRGKEILLAHNKNFKPGMYSVIAGFVDPGETFEECVKREVMEEVGIRVKNIKYFRSQTWPFPNSLMVGFTAEYDSGEISPDGVEIEEANWYTADNLPSIPSKVTIAGKLIKWFVENTNNKDVV from the coding sequence ATGGAACATGGAGAATATCTTTATTTTATACCGGCTGTTGAGTTCCCGGAAGAAGAGAGCACTGAAGCTTTATGGTTCGTTTTTAACGGAAATAAGCTTGCAGTAGAAACAAGGAATGATAAAGCAGAAATACCTTCGAACGCTAAAGTGAATGAATACAGAGACAAGTTGAAGAGCGTATTCTATTTAGGAGAATTAAGAGGCATACAATGCTATACTGCTGAAATGGATAATGCAACTGCAGTGGGAGAGGATTTTAAATTTATTGACTTAAAAACTATAATGCCCAGTCTTGAGCCGGAAATATTTTTTGTATCAGCCAGGGCAATTCAAATAATAAATTGGGACAAGGAACACAAGTACTGCGGCTGTTGTGGTGCCCTCATGAAACTGAAGAGGGGGGAGAGGGCCAAGGTGTGTCCTGAGTGCGGGCTCATAAACTACCCAAGGATATCACCGGCCATAATAGTGGCGGTAACAAGGGGAAAGGAAATCTTATTGGCACACAATAAAAATTTTAAACCAGGTATGTACAGTGTAATAGCCGGCTTTGTAGATCCCGGAGAAACCTTCGAAGAATGCGTAAAGCGTGAAGTTATGGAGGAAGTTGGCATAAGGGTAAAAAACATAAAATACTTTAGGAGCCAGACATGGCCCTTTCCCAATTCCTTAATGGTAGGTTTCACTGCTGAATATGATAGTGGGGAAATAAGTCCGGATGGAGTGGAAATAGAAGAAGCGAATTGGTATACGGCGGATAATCTTCCCTCCATACCATCAAAAGTTACGATTGCAGGGAAACTCATTAAGTGGTTTGTGGAAAATACAAATAATAAGGATGTTGTATAA
- the aroC gene encoding chorismate synthase — protein MSGVWGKKIQYSIFGESHGAAIGITISGLPAGLKLDFDLIKKEMQRRAPGSSDLVTPRKEEDNFEILSGYFEGRTTGTPLCAIIRNKNTQSSDYTNLRYAMRPGHADYSGRVKYKGFNDFRGSGHFSGRITAGLVFAGAIAKQILVEKGIKIISHVNSIYNIKDTSLDLTNISEDIINKLSTIPFPVIDDKATEKMKQCIRKAKEEKNSVGGVVECAILNIPPGIGDPFFDSLESTLAHLLFSVPAVKAVEFGKGFEITTMKGSQANDPYYIDNGTIKTSSNNNGGIIGGITNGMPVIFRCAIKPTASISLEQNTVDIIDMNNTTLTVEGRHDPCIVPRVLPVIEAVSALAVLEHI, from the coding sequence ATGAGCGGCGTTTGGGGCAAAAAAATTCAGTATTCTATTTTCGGTGAATCACACGGAGCAGCCATAGGTATAACCATAAGCGGATTACCTGCTGGTCTTAAGTTAGATTTCGATCTTATAAAAAAAGAAATGCAAAGAAGAGCTCCTGGTTCCAGTGATCTTGTAACACCAAGAAAGGAAGAGGACAATTTTGAGATTTTAAGTGGTTATTTCGAAGGGAGAACCACCGGTACACCACTCTGTGCTATTATAAGAAACAAAAATACACAATCCTCGGATTACACCAACTTAAGATATGCCATGAGACCCGGACATGCTGATTACAGTGGAAGGGTAAAATATAAGGGCTTTAATGATTTCAGGGGAAGCGGCCATTTTTCCGGCCGTATTACCGCCGGCTTAGTATTTGCCGGCGCCATCGCTAAGCAAATACTAGTAGAGAAAGGCATAAAGATAATAAGTCATGTAAACAGTATCTACAATATAAAAGATACCTCCTTGGATTTAACAAACATATCGGAAGATATTATCAATAAACTTTCCACTATTCCTTTTCCTGTGATTGATGATAAAGCCACAGAGAAAATGAAACAGTGTATAAGAAAGGCAAAAGAAGAGAAAAACTCTGTGGGCGGAGTTGTGGAGTGTGCAATCTTAAATATACCGCCGGGTATAGGCGATCCCTTTTTTGATTCTTTGGAAAGCACGCTGGCCCACCTGCTCTTCTCTGTTCCTGCAGTAAAGGCTGTAGAATTTGGAAAGGGTTTTGAAATTACCACAATGAAAGGTTCACAGGCAAATGATCCTTACTATATTGACAACGGAACCATAAAAACTTCTTCTAATAATAACGGTGGGATAATTGGCGGTATAACCAATGGTATGCCAGTGATCTTTAGGTGTGCAATTAAGCCTACAGCTTCCATCAGTCTTGAACAGAACACTGTTGATATAATTGATATGAATAATACAACCTTGACCGTTGAAGGCAGGCATGACCCCTGCATAGTTCCAAGAGTTCTCCCTGTAATAGAAGCTGTAAGCGCTCTTGCTGTGTTAGAGCATATTTAA
- a CDS encoding zinc-ribbon domain-containing protein produces MTDKHLICKDCEKEFTFSEGEQAFYKEKGFENDPVRCPECRKARKQNNDRGFRK; encoded by the coding sequence ATGACAGACAAACATTTAATCTGTAAAGATTGCGAAAAGGAATTTACTTTTTCAGAAGGAGAACAGGCCTTTTATAAAGAAAAGGGCTTCGAAAATGATCCGGTAAGATGTCCTGAATGCAGAAAAGCAAGAAAGCAAAATAACGATAGGGGCTTTAGAAAATAG
- a CDS encoding DEAD/DEAH box helicase, with translation MSNTFDTLGLNNALITALKKSGITEPTEIQSKVIPVALDNKDIIGQSKTGTGKTLAYLLPLFNKIDAAKREMQVIILAPTHELVIQIHKEIATLSQNSNLGVTSAAIIGNANLGRQLERLKEKPHIIVGSSGRILELIKMRKITAHTIKTIVIDEADRLLDATNLETVKAIIKSTLRDRQLMLFSATMPKKTVSIAQELMKSLEIIKVDEKDEVNPNIAHYYFVCDQRDKIVLLRKLVHAIKPERALVFINKSEDIERNTAKLKYHKLKAEGIHGSNAKEERKKALEDFRAGRINLLVASDIAARGLDIKGVTHVFNLEVPEDPKDYLHRVGRTGRAGSEGTALTIATEREIPLINNIRKTYKLSIQQKDIYMGKIIDKKNRRYHSDKNYK, from the coding sequence ATGAGTAATACATTTGATACACTTGGTCTAAATAACGCTTTGATAACAGCTTTAAAAAAGTCAGGAATCACCGAACCAACAGAAATTCAAAGCAAGGTTATTCCAGTAGCCCTTGATAACAAGGACATTATTGGTCAATCTAAAACCGGAACAGGTAAAACCCTTGCTTACCTGCTTCCACTGTTCAATAAGATAGATGCTGCAAAAAGAGAAATGCAAGTAATAATACTGGCACCAACCCATGAGTTAGTTATCCAAATACATAAAGAAATAGCAACTTTATCACAAAACTCAAATCTGGGAGTAACCTCAGCGGCAATAATCGGAAATGCCAATTTGGGAAGACAGCTTGAAAGACTTAAAGAAAAGCCTCATATAATCGTCGGCTCTTCCGGTAGAATACTTGAATTGATAAAAATGAGAAAAATCACCGCTCATACTATTAAGACAATAGTAATCGACGAAGCAGATCGTCTCCTTGATGCTACTAATCTAGAAACAGTAAAAGCTATTATAAAATCAACCTTAAGAGACAGACAGCTTATGTTATTCTCAGCTACTATGCCCAAAAAAACCGTGTCAATTGCTCAGGAATTGATGAAGTCACTGGAAATCATCAAGGTGGACGAAAAGGATGAGGTAAACCCTAATATAGCACACTACTATTTTGTTTGCGATCAAAGGGACAAAATAGTACTTTTAAGGAAGCTTGTACATGCAATAAAGCCAGAAAGAGCCCTAGTTTTTATTAATAAAAGCGAGGATATTGAGCGAAATACTGCAAAGTTAAAATATCATAAGCTAAAGGCAGAAGGAATCCACGGCAGTAATGCTAAAGAGGAAAGAAAGAAAGCTTTGGAAGATTTTAGAGCCGGCAGGATAAATCTTCTGGTAGCATCAGATATTGCCGCCCGAGGTTTAGATATCAAAGGTGTTACCCATGTATTTAATTTAGAGGTTCCGGAAGATCCAAAAGATTATTTACACAGGGTCGGCAGAACGGGACGCGCCGGATCTGAAGGTACAGCATTGACTATTGCTACAGAGAGAGAAATTCCACTTATAAATAACATCAGAAAGACATATAAGCTGTCAATACAGCAGAAAGATATTTATATGGGAAAAATTATAGATAAAAAAAATAGAAGGTATCACTCTGATAAAAATTACAAGTAA
- a CDS encoding TerC family protein produces MEHYITLILGILEITMLDLVLCGDNIGIIALATKELPKKSAKLASFIGITGAIILRIYFAACISVFLKVKWIPLRLVGGIILAKVTWDLIKSDHEDEEYHGKENKKFWDAVFSVIIADISMSLDNVLAITGAADGNMLLITFGILLNIPIIFFGSQFVVKLMKKNPMVIYIGGAILAFTSVRMIVEDALFKHYITLGNNVEKILPWNAALITLIYGYGRAKESKSQIDNNRNKITRAS; encoded by the coding sequence ATGGAACATTACATAACTTTGATATTAGGAATTTTAGAAATCACCATGTTGGATTTAGTGCTGTGCGGAGACAATATTGGCATAATTGCTTTAGCCACAAAGGAGTTACCAAAGAAGTCTGCTAAACTTGCCAGTTTTATTGGGATAACTGGAGCCATTATATTAAGAATTTACTTTGCCGCCTGTATTTCTGTTTTTTTAAAGGTAAAATGGATACCTTTAAGGCTTGTAGGGGGTATAATTCTTGCTAAGGTAACATGGGATTTGATAAAGTCCGACCATGAAGATGAAGAATACCACGGGAAAGAAAATAAAAAGTTTTGGGATGCAGTATTTTCTGTAATTATTGCTGATATAAGCATGAGTCTTGACAATGTTTTAGCTATAACCGGTGCGGCAGATGGAAACATGCTTCTAATTACTTTTGGTATTTTGCTTAATATACCAATTATTTTTTTCGGCAGTCAGTTTGTAGTTAAATTAATGAAAAAGAATCCCATGGTAATTTATATTGGAGGGGCAATTCTTGCTTTTACCTCTGTAAGAATGATAGTAGAAGATGCTCTGTTTAAGCATTATATTACCTTAGGGAATAATGTAGAGAAAATTCTTCCATGGAATGCGGCACTCATAACATTGATCTACGGATACGGCCGGGCCAAGGAATCAAAGAGTCAGATTGACAATAATAGAAATAAAATTACAAGAGCCTCTTAA
- the pflB gene encoding formate C-acetyltransferase encodes MFKQWEGFKAGEWTEGINVRDFIQKNYTLYEGDKSFLTNPTEKTKKVWDKAAKLIVEEIKKGVMDVETGIVSGINNFKPGYLDKENEVIFGFQTDAPLKRIVNPFGGMRMVEQSLDAYGFKLDETIHKYFKMYRKTHNDGVFDAYSEEMKAARSAGLLTGLPDAYGRGRIIGDYRRVALYGIDFLIEEKKKDLKDLKGDFLDELIRKREEVSEQIRALQAMKEMAASYGIDISQPASNAREAVQAVYFGYLAAVKENNGAAMSLGRTSTFLDIYIERDFQNGTLTEAEAQELIDQFVIKLRMVRHLRTPEYNELFAGNPTWVTESIGGVGEDGRPLVTKNSFRFLHTLINLGPAPEPNMTVLWSQRLPENFKKFCAEMSILTDSIQYENDDVMRPIYGDDYAIACCVSAMKVGKQMQFFGARCNLAKSLLYAINGGVDEKKGKTVIKGLEKIEDEVLDYEKVKAKFFEVLEYVAGLYVNTMNTIHYMHDKYAYEAGQMALHDTEVGRLMAFGVAGLSVAADSLSAIKYAKVKPVRENGIAVDFEIEGEFPKYGNDDNRVDEIALEIVKKFSDELKKHPTYRGAKHTLSVLTITSNVVYGKKTGSTPDGRSAGEAFAPGANPMHGRDIEGALASLNSVAKIPYAGVCEDGVSNTFSIVPDALGKTAETRIDNLVSIMDGYFGQGAHHLNVNVFNRATLEDAMSHPEKYPTLTIRVSGYAVNFNRLSREQQLEVISRTFHDKM; translated from the coding sequence ATGTTTAAACAATGGGAAGGTTTTAAAGCTGGAGAATGGACAGAAGGTATCAATGTAAGAGATTTTATACAGAAGAACTATACTTTGTATGAAGGAGACAAGAGCTTTCTTACAAACCCAACAGAAAAGACAAAGAAGGTTTGGGATAAGGCTGCTAAGCTTATAGTTGAAGAAATAAAAAAAGGTGTAATGGATGTAGAAACAGGAATTGTTTCCGGTATAAACAATTTTAAGCCTGGATATCTTGATAAGGAAAATGAAGTCATTTTTGGTTTTCAGACTGATGCACCTTTAAAGAGAATTGTTAATCCGTTTGGTGGTATGAGAATGGTTGAACAGTCTCTGGATGCATATGGATTTAAGCTGGATGAAACAATTCATAAGTATTTTAAAATGTACAGAAAGACTCATAATGATGGAGTATTTGATGCCTATAGTGAAGAAATGAAAGCTGCTAGATCAGCAGGACTCTTAACTGGACTTCCAGATGCTTATGGCAGAGGTAGAATTATAGGTGACTACAGAAGAGTAGCTCTATATGGAATTGATTTCCTGATAGAAGAAAAGAAAAAAGATCTAAAGGATCTAAAGGGTGATTTCCTTGATGAACTTATAAGAAAGAGAGAAGAAGTTTCTGAACAGATAAGAGCTCTTCAGGCAATGAAGGAGATGGCAGCATCTTATGGAATAGATATTTCTCAGCCAGCTTCTAATGCTAGGGAAGCAGTTCAGGCAGTTTACTTTGGATATTTAGCTGCAGTTAAAGAAAACAATGGGGCAGCGATGTCACTAGGAAGAACATCTACTTTCCTTGATATATATATCGAAAGAGATTTTCAGAATGGAACATTAACTGAGGCAGAAGCTCAGGAATTAATAGACCAGTTCGTAATAAAACTAAGAATGGTAAGACATCTTAGAACACCTGAATATAACGAATTATTTGCTGGAAACCCAACATGGGTAACTGAATCTATCGGTGGCGTAGGTGAAGATGGAAGACCACTTGTGACAAAGAACTCCTTTAGATTCTTACACACATTAATTAATTTAGGTCCTGCTCCAGAACCAAACATGACAGTGTTATGGTCACAGAGACTCCCGGAAAACTTCAAGAAGTTCTGTGCAGAAATGTCTATATTAACAGACTCAATTCAGTATGAAAATGATGACGTTATGAGACCAATATATGGTGATGACTACGCTATAGCTTGCTGTGTATCCGCTATGAAAGTTGGAAAGCAGATGCAGTTCTTTGGGGCTAGATGTAACCTTGCAAAATCCCTTCTATACGCAATCAACGGTGGAGTAGATGAGAAGAAGGGCAAGACTGTAATCAAGGGGCTTGAAAAGATAGAAGATGAAGTTCTTGATTATGAAAAGGTAAAGGCAAAGTTCTTTGAAGTGCTTGAATATGTAGCAGGACTTTATGTAAATACAATGAATACAATCCACTACATGCACGACAAGTATGCCTATGAAGCGGGACAGATGGCTCTTCACGATACAGAAGTAGGCAGACTTATGGCCTTCGGTGTAGCTGGTTTATCTGTTGCAGCAGACTCATTGAGTGCAATTAAGTATGCAAAGGTTAAGCCTGTAAGAGAAAATGGAATTGCAGTAGATTTTGAAATAGAAGGTGAATTCCCTAAGTACGGAAATGATGATAACAGAGTTGATGAAATTGCTCTTGAAATAGTTAAGAAGTTCTCCGATGAGCTTAAGAAGCACCCAACTTACAGAGGAGCTAAGCATACACTTTCAGTATTAACTATTACTTCAAACGTAGTATACGGTAAGAAGACAGGATCTACTCCTGATGGAAGAAGTGCTGGTGAAGCCTTTGCGCCGGGAGCAAACCCAATGCATGGAAGAGATATAGAAGGTGCTCTTGCTTCCTTGAACTCAGTAGCAAAGATTCCTTATGCAGGAGTATGTGAAGACGGTGTTTCAAATACCTTCTCAATAGTACCGGATGCTTTAGGAAAGACTGCAGAAACAAGAATTGACAATCTAGTAAGTATAATGGATGGATACTTCGGCCAAGGAGCTCATCACCTGAATGTTAATGTATTTAATAGAGCTACTTTGGAAGATGCTATGAGTCACCCTGAAAAGTACCCAACATTGACAATTAGAGTATCAGGTTATGCAGTTAACTTTAACAGACTTTCAAGAGAACAACAGCTTGAAGTTATAAGCAGAACCTTCCACGATAAAATGTAA
- a CDS encoding thioredoxin family protein, which produces MKPVTLFILHNCPYCKRALSWMEELKKEHPRYADVPVMIIDEGMEPEIANQYDYYYVPAYYIEGVKVHEGVASKEIIQQVYEKAMK; this is translated from the coding sequence ATGAAACCTGTAACACTATTTATTTTACATAACTGTCCATATTGCAAACGTGCTCTTTCCTGGATGGAGGAGTTAAAAAAGGAGCACCCCAGGTATGCTGATGTTCCTGTTATGATTATAGATGAGGGCATGGAACCGGAAATAGCTAATCAGTATGATTATTATTACGTTCCAGCTTACTATATAGAAGGAGTTAAGGTCCATGAAGGCGTGGCTTCCAAGGAAATTATACAGCAGGTTTATGAGAAAGCCATGAAGTAA